Below is a genomic region from Macaca thibetana thibetana isolate TM-01 chromosome 1, ASM2454274v1, whole genome shotgun sequence.
GCTGGCAGCCACCGCGGCCCTCATCCCCCTGCACCGACGCGCCGGAGACATCCGCCCAGGCCCGCTTCCGGGAGGAAGTGACGCTCCCAGCCAGCTTCCGGTCCGGGAGACTCGGCCCCACCTCTGCGCCGGGCAGCTTAAAGGGACCACGACCCCCAGGAGGATTGAAGGAGACCGGTGGGGACGGGGCGGGGCCCGGCCTTGCGGAGCCCTAACACAGCGCTGGGGAGGGGGGCGGCCGAAAGGGGGGCGGTGGTCGGGCCGCGCAAGCGGAGATGGAATGGGGCCCGGGCTCAGACTGGTCACGGGGGTGAGAGGGGGCCCGTCGGGGCGGGGGGAAGGGGCTCGGCCCCGCGCAAGCGCCGGCCCTGACCGTCTGTCTCTTGCTCGGGCAGGGAGGCTGCCGGCGTGGACCGCGGGAAGGCGGGGCTGGGGCTCGGCGGGAGGCCACCCCCGCAGGCGCCCCGGGAGGAGCGCGCCCAGCAGCTGCTGGACGCGGTGGAGCAGCGGCAGCGGCAGCTCCTGGACACCATCGCAGCCTGCGAGGAGATGTTACGGCAGCTGGGCCGCCGGCGCCCGGAGCCGGCTGGTGGCGGGGTTAGTGCCCACCCTGGGCTGGgccggggtggggtggggtctgCCCACTGGCTAGGCTGGCCAAGCCCTAGCTTACCCTGGAGAGGGGAAGTATCTCTCCACTGCTTTGTCCCTAACCTCCGTTGATGTGGTGAGAGGTTTCGAAAAAGTTAATACTATCCAAATGCCAAATGGCCATATCCTTGTGGGGCCTAATCCAAGGCCTTTCCTCCCAGcctcacttttttcctttctgttccaaCTAGAACGTCTCAGCCAAACCTGGAGCGCCCCCGCAGCCGGCTGTCGCCACCAGAGGCGGCTTTCCAAAGGATGCTGGCGATGGAGCTGCGGAGCCCTGACCATCCCCAAGCCGGATGCCCTgacttctctccctccccagggcCGGTGGCTGGACTCTGAACAACTCCCTTCAGTAAAGGGGCCAGTCTTCACTGGCAGTGGCTGGTACTTGGCTGGCTCTCAGCCTGGAATGGCAGCTCTGCTAGCAGCTGGGTTCACTCCCACTTCATCCTGGCTGGAAGCAGTGCTGTGCTTTGAAATGTAGCCAATGAATACCCAGTCTGATTACCCAGATTTGGGTAGACCAGCAGTGCTCGCCAGAGTGGTCTGGCCTGCTGTGGGGGATCCAGGTGATGTTACATGTCCATTTCATGCTTTGGGGGCTTTTAGCCCCACAAAACACCTTCAGCAGAGCCTTGATTAAAAGGAAACCTGCAGACTCTCCTGGTGACCGACGTTTCCTTTCTGTCCCCTCCCTCTCCAAGACTGATGGCTGGGAAGGGGGGAATGGTGGAAAAATGTCAACTATAGACAGGGTTGGGAAGAAATGCCACAGATACTACCAGatttaaataagcatttaattAGGATTTCATTAGTATTTAATATTGCTTTTTCAATTCCAAAAAGTTAAATTTTCACTTCTTAGCAGATATTTTAAAGTACAATATTAAGTTTATACAAAATGAGCAATTAAGCAAACACCATTATTTCACAttcttcaaaaatacaaattcgtatttattcttttttgggtTTGGAGGTTTCTTCCTTTGGAAGTACTGAACCTGTAACGTTTTCATATCGCTCAGTGGAAgtctgttgttcccatgtttCACACTTACTTTTACATAATCCAAATAAAACTATTTGGGATTTTAAAAGTTGTCACCAAGACCCCGGCCAATGATTAGtgtatgtcaaaaaaaaagagggctcTTGGGGGCTCTTGCCTTTCCTGGCTAGAAGATCTGAGCCAGAGATTAAGCAACAATCTGTTGCCAGCCACCTTCCCCAAACGGACTAGGAAGAGTTCACAGGAAAAGGGAACAGACGCTTTGAACTCTGACCCCCACCCTCACATTCTCCAAAACACAACTAAGGATGTAGACTGTTGAGTCAAACAGCCCTTGGGAGGCCTGAGAACACAGCAGGAAAAGGGCAAGAGAAGCCTCTGACTTGGCACACTACGAGGATAACAAGGATATTGCAAAAAACACCCCTGGGTTTTGGTGCAAAAaggttttatgaaaaattttcccATAAGAAAAAGTAGAAACTGCATTGAGCTGAGAAAGGGACACTACGTGATCGCCCAATTTTGGCCCAACAGGCACACCACCAAAAGGGCAGCATGTGGTTTTGAACCTCAATTCCAGTAGAAAAGCTTGTACTATGTACACATTGACATAAAGATccagtttaatttgcatttttcagtgCAGACTGAGAAGCCCTCTCTTGAACAGGAGTAACAGTGAGAAATGCCCAGTGGTCGTTGGCTTCCCCTAAGGGCATGAGAAGAAATACAGGACCCCCTCCCTCCCTAAAAAAACATGCAAGAGGAAACAGGCTAATATGGCTAACCAATCAGAAATATGCTCCAGTTTTGTTGCCTCCACCCCGAAATATTAAGGAACAGATAATTTCTGATCTATGTCCCAGCAGAACCATTTGCATATTAGATCTATGAAAATCTTTCTGCTTTggctgaattatattttaaaacttgcctATTCTATAGCCTGAGAATTTGAGAATTGAAGATAAAGTGGGGGAGATGGAGTAAAGGGTGGctgaagtatattttaaaactcatctaTTCTATAGCCTGAGAATTGAAGATAAAATCGGGGAGgtggaataaaggaagaaagttgATAATGATTCATGGGATTTAATGTTTGTTTATAGGATTTAATGAAGGCTGGAGGCCTTTTTGCTTAAGGAACCAACACAGGTAGTATGGGGACCAGTATGGAAATGGCTCATGTTGCCCCCTGCCACCCATGCCCCCCCAAACATATTTCTGATTGGTGGTGTAAGACAATTGTAAACTCTTGAGAAATACTGTTGCAGTTCCACAAATCAATGGTTTCAATGACTCTGGAAAAGTCTTTAAGGACAATGGATGTGATTACAAATATCAAAGTCTAGAAGGTGCCAGGTTTCTACCTAGGAACAATCTGTTCCTTCCTTTCAGGCATCATTTTGTAATGGTGAAGAGGGAAAAGATGGCGAGAGACCAAGAAGTGATGAAAAAGGGCCTCAACAGTCAGCAGAAAACAGGACCCACAGCAGTTCTTCAGAGAGCCTGAGGGGGCGCCCTGGGGCACACAGGGAAGGCTTGCATAGATTGAGCGGTTGCTGAGAATGCATAATAGTGTTTCTCTATGGACAGCCTCATAGCACAGGGCTGATTGAGCGGAAAAACGCGGCCAGGCCAGGGCCACATGGGACAACGACCATCAAGCTACACATATTGCACCAAGGTAAGTGCTTTTCTTGTCACACctcaatttaactttttattctgagcaaaaaataaactttgtggaaagtatatatatgtatatatacacacaaaagaaattGCAGCAATCGGGTTAAAGATAAAATAACCTaaagtgcttttttattttattatttctttaatataccAATATGAGGTTCTGCAAACTTGTCCCTCTGGACACATTCAGCATTATACAAAGTCTCTCAGGAAAACCCACCCACCCTCCAATATCCCCATCAGTCCACAGCCTTGACCCTGAAAATAAAACTCTCCGATCTACCACCTATCCCAGAGGTGAAGAAGAGAAGCCCCTTGCCTTTTACTCAGAGAGATCTTCACATCTTAAGGCCCCTCCTGGGCTTTGTACCATGATCTCCTTCTAAACGGAGGTGGAATTCAATAAATGACACCACTTCTGTCACCACACTAGTGGTGCTCCCATGAGACTGGCCAGACCCTGCCAGGAAAGACTGGGCCACTTTCCCTCAATGCCCAACCTACCTGTCTGGGAAGGGCCAAGTTCACTAAGGCAGTTTGGTGGTGCCAGTCAGTTTCCTTACCACCTCCTAAGTCCATGAACCCCAATCCCTGGTGCTAAGCACCCTTTGAAGCGGTTGTCTAACTGGAGATGTTAGTAGGAACTAGAAGATAATGTACAGGATGAAAATGGTTAAGTTTACTATGGGAGAGGAAAAAGGCTTGATTTTTACCTGCTAGAATTCTACAAATCCTCCCTAATCTCACCCTAGGTTCATTTCCCACGTTTGGGAAAccacactcaccatgaaggttcTTTCTGGCTCCAGCTTAGCTAGGGGCCCTCTTTCTTCCAAGGTCCTTGGCACTAGAGACCAGGCTTACAAAAGGGCAGGTAGgaaaaaagaactggaaaaggagggaaaggaagactGCCTACCCTGGGAAATAAACCTGATCTTCACAACTCACTGGCATTTTAAGCACATTCCTGATTTTTCAAAAGCTGATTGGATCTGATAGTCTTTCTTGTAATCTAAAGTCACCCTCAAAAGGCAGATACTTCAGCTTCTTCAACTGGAAAAATCTGTCAGCCTAAACACTGTTTAAGATGCTGCTTCGTCACCCCTGATCTTTGAGAGTGAAAAGGCCACTGACCTGGGTAGGCCCCAACATGAGCACGCCCTGGCTAGCCAGGAAGAGTCGATATTTAAACCATGGGTGCTTCAAATCTCCTTCCCTGGGCTCCTATTTCCCACCTCCACTCCCAGGGAACCCAAATCCCAGGTGACCACAGGATGGGCATATGGGAAGGTCATTACTGCCCTCTGATACTAGCTTACTTTGGGGTCCCATCACTACTCTCTCAGAAGTTGTAAACACCAAGGGCCCTACCTCAAAGCTTCCTGTGGGTGCAAGGCCCAGAGAGATCCAAGGAAAACTCATGCTCAGCAGCTGGTTTTCCAGGAGGACTAACCCACTGTGTTAACAGGAAATTCCTCCTGCCTTATCAACTTCTGCTGAGGTCAGTGGTCATCAGAAGCCACAATCCTTTTGGAGAAGGGAGTGCAGAAGGTCAAAAAGAAGTCAATTCcctagaccaggcacggtggctcacacgtgtaatcccagcactttgggaggccgaggcgggcagatcacctgaggttgggagttcgagaccagcctgaccaacatggagaaaccctgtctctactaaaaatacaaaattagtcaggcgtggtggtgcacgcctgtaatcccagctactcgggaggctgaggcagaattgcttgcacctgggaagcagaggttgcggtgagccaagatcgggcgactgcactccagcctgggcaacaaaagcgaaactccgtctcaaaaaaaaaaagaagtcaattcTTCTGGCTAGAGTCCTGGAATGAGAAATTGGCTGCTTGTAGGTAAGACCATTTCTCCTCATGGCAGTAACAACATTCACCACCACTGCCCTCTTTGTCTGTCCCTGAACATCCTTGCTAAAGCCAGGGAGGGCCCCTGGCTCCAAGGTAAATTATCTGCTCTCAATAATGTCTTGGCTGGCCCTGAGCAATGGCTCAGAGAACAGGAGAGTGACCAATGCAGATCCCTTTACATTAGGGAATGAAAATGCAAGGCAAAATTATGGCTGCTTCCTGCCTGACACTGTCAGTTTGGAAGAGCAGCCTTGTTTGTGGACCACCACTCTTTGCTCAGGGCAGGGAAATGgctcttgggaggcagaggcctaTTCTGCACCTTGggccatgcctggcctctgagCTTGGTGAGTTTGGTCAGCACTCATGACTATGTTAATATAGCCTGTTGAGAGAAACCTTCATGCTAGTGTGGactgtatcttttattttaagagGCAATGACTTGGAGCCAAAGGCAGACAGATGGATATaattctatacacacacacacacacaattttttccTATAACACAACTTAGTGAAACATTCCAAATGAGATAACTTATTGCAACATTTCAGGCTTTTTGGTGGaaagggaatttttttgttttgctatacCCTGAGTAGAAGATCATcgttttgtgatttttcttttttttcttttttttaaaataaatcacatgaCTAAGCTGAGCAAGTCACATCCTTGTTTGCACTGTATGAGGCTGTAT
It encodes:
- the C1H1orf122 gene encoding uncharacterized protein C1orf122 homolog isoform X1, whose product is MEWGPGSDWSRGEAAGVDRGKAGLGLGGRPPPQAPREERAQQLLDAVEQRQRQLLDTIAACEEMLRQLGRRRPEPAGGGNVSAKPGAPPQPAVATRGGFPKDAGDGAAEP
- the C1H1orf122 gene encoding uncharacterized protein C1orf122 homolog isoform X2 is translated as MLRQLGRRRPEPAGGGNVSAKPGAPPQPAVATRGGFPKDAGDGAAEP